From a region of the Phaeodactylum tricornutum CCAP 1055/1 chromosome 4, whole genome shotgun sequence genome:
- a CDS encoding predicted protein, translating to MKQTQLWSVLYSSCCIISAVRAFNDPVPQSLKLPQPPGPVMRAWTCHGRTQAELVDRLTQANIVQSPLVQSVLQAVDRANYVPNDPYMDAPQAIGQGQTISAPHMHAYALEALLPCLQQQKQHPEQQRDLRILDVGCGSGYLTACMGRWLHSRNPQEPPLLAKGQVYGIDIHADLVDQTRRNMQLGDADLLSSGTVQLSESNGWNGWPVAAPFDAIHVGAAAAEFPRTLATQLSVGGCMVVPIGPQGGAQHLYKVTRLRGHGDSQTDANLQAPSFVMQDFEVSQLLGVRYVPLVEGPKH from the coding sequence ATGAAGCAAACCCAGCTTTGGAGTGTCCTTTATTCGAGCTGTTGTATCATTTCGGCCGTCCGAGCCTTTAACGATCCTGTTCCCCAGTCTCTGAAGCTTCCTCAACCACCAGGTCCAGTCATGCGTGCCTGGACGTGTCACGGTCGCACACAAGCGGAACTTGTCGACCGCTTGACGCAGGCCAACATTGTGCAGAGTCCGCTCGTTCAAAGCGTCTTGCAGGCGGTCGATCGAGCCAACTACGTACCCAACGATCCCTACATGGACGCTCCGCAAGCAATTGGTCAGGGTCAGACTATTTCGGCACCCCACATGCACGCATACGCCCTCGAAGCTCTCTTGCCTTGTCTCCAGCAGCAAAAGCAGCATCCAGAACAGCAACGAGACCTCCGTATTCTCGATGTCGGCTGCGGAAGTGGCTATCTGACAGCCTGCATGGGACGTTGGCTGCACTCTCGGAATCCGCAAGAACCGCCCCTACTGGCCAAAGGACAGGTTTACGGAATTGACATTCACGCAGATTTGGTCGACCAAACGCGACGCAACATGCAACTAGGGGATGCCGATTTGCTGTCCTCCGGAACGGTTCAACTGAGCGAGTCGAACGGCTGGAATGGTTGGCCAGTGGCGGCACCGTTTGACGCCATTCACGTAGGGGCTGCGGCGGCTGAATTTCCCCGGACCCTGGCGACGCAGCTCAGCGTGGGTGGTTGCATGGTGGTGCCGATTGGACCGCAAGGGGGTGCCCAACATTTGTACAAGGTCACACGCCTACGAGGACACGGCGATTCCCAGACCGATGCGAATTTACAAGCTCCGTCTTTTGTCATGCAGGATTTTGAAGTATCGCAATTGTTAGGTGTACGGTATGTTCCGTTGGTGGAAGGACCGAAACACTGA
- a CDS encoding predicted protein has product MTTVSQAVPEMPDLLDDPIGGSVPPSDTASLFPGITRSLFSNVKLPALWMVAYKNAERRVEGMPLAYMFVSLLSAVFWIGVWRVYRRQKRRLQLSLRSQRPRPPSLLLSGSARARASTSESGARSWSSFTARQWWWRRTRVPERTRSQDFPPNTSAYSSWKDHSQRSASNSFAHEMMLAAYDDDEDWMYEKNYERQQPSEESHARYYGPSVTTIAFTTWTPPPTWAEASKRLLSSVGQLQRTLQLSLATSTATLTVLDRTKRVVTLSSASSNKTPHLKTNGSSSDLLERKALRWLAADCSVQTHGLPEGGVMHVYVKGKPRSEWMEHTFESAAAAAQFQTDVIALQLLGAQIRHMYDALSILHQGSEAFAGSEYVLHDTQWQPLNEKLHCVCEGIAWDDLMRCLGSSFPAIRFTLDMIRWLQSNKASRPHSRSKKDATNPESKQATTPVESSDASDGKGHMSDLYKYSKQRLLLGPVDFFRLFVPRLPEDAVPHERSDPSRMEQLLRWRKRVARASVLVDSYVKARSVANKGWKLLQYPRAKNYIRKRLAYDDNTDNYLCDCDEKNVYYEPTVSRDIPCQVRGLQGLRSKRDWQLVNNKIKRSTISATQACTLVAVHMFHIPANEPSVEGLCRNDPVLVIPSLRKLVEENTDLQFFVTAWFQETQRVAHIYVWVRSLAKGIDLAFDLVFDRYVKGDKSLRDRKLEVIFQLGIEANKMTLLTWCALNMLSLLIRLAWTGFRCVPQSVSYPERRLIPALHVASIGSTFHYGGSLQGDKSLPLNYVATVVHLDSRKSNSFATRILLSYVECGGLARDVVDFTFLIAAEKIDELPERAIAAVRVVRTNPEDTSLHLNCLRPSITRNDDDTNELVSLANSRAPRPMMSLFFQIFVTDPVVAAARLIGKKVGRILDFYSTTGRKKRSNTPNHPKFDDEAVVVSTINPFEKAVNELIVILKDVTVPVRREQLNHRKFDPMATTPFSSSHDVPWLADSGGGQHWDEVLQIPILRTVNRSDILRFYIGSECSLKNTAVRLVESAAWQGLTFPINKPLCRVELQNAQFFQQGIDLMGNPIFYFRHTCLGPWRGDENAVVAAVFYRFDKSLRKLLKEDSGVRCTLIVTLGRPQMAKRRKMSAGSASMTENRGDKTHVLDSNAASAVFEMDLDEEQDESETSEQLDGEVGIDDAINEPRGNNPRIDSEEHWHAHTNEAVVKRLLKIALSHYPERLHKALVVVGHGNTKYTRTAIGGAFTLSKLVDSPRTREKVKFLARYSDLQQYVSRQELVTIVGGTAHVQASAFQCR; this is encoded by the exons ATGACAACAGTTTCACAGGCAGTGCCTGAAATGCCTGACTTGTTGGACGACCCAATTGGTGGTTCCGTGCCGCCGTCCGACACAGCGAGTCTGTTTCCCGGCATCACTCGCAGTCTCTTTTCCAATGTTAAGCTCCCAGCGCTGTGGATGGTAGCATACAAAAACGCAGAGCGTCGTGTGGAAGGCATGCCACTTGCATACATGTTTGTGTCGCTGCTTAGTGCTGTTTTCTGGATTGGTGTGTGGCGAGTGTATCGTCGTCAAAAACGGCGGCTACAGCTTTCGTTGCGAAGTCAACGTCCTCGACCGCCttccttgttgttgtcgggGAGTGCTCGTGCTCGTGCCTCTACTAGCGAGAGTGGGGCGCGTTCATGGTCTTCCTTCACAGCGCGCCAATGGTGGTGGAGGCGGACCCGTGTACCAGAAAGGACCCGCAGTCAGGACTTTCCACCCAACACATCCGCGTATTCGTCATGGAAAGATCATTCACAGCGGAGTGCCAGTAACAGCTTTGCACATGAGATGATGCTGGCCGCAtatgacgacgacgaagattggATGTACGAAAAAAACTACGAACGACAACAGCCTTCCGAAGAATCGCATGCTCGATATTATGGACCCTCAGTGACGACTATTGCTTTCACTACTTGGACACCCCCGCCAACCTGGGCTGAAGCTTCCAAACGACTGTTATCGAGCGTCGGACAATTGCAACGGACCCTACAACTGTCGTTGGCTACTTCTACAGCAACTCTGACTGTCTTGGATAGGACGAAAAGAGTAGTCACGCTATCTTCAGCCTCGTCAAATAAAACCCCGCATCTCAAAACAAACGGGTCCTCATCAGATCTGTTGGAAAGAAAAGCACTGCGTTGGCTAGCAGCTGACTGCTCTGTCCAGACGCATGGCCTCCCGGAGGGCGGTGTGATGCATGTCTACGTCAAAGGCAAGCCGCGTTCGGAATGGATGGAGCATACCTTCGAATCagcagcggcagcggcacAATTTCAAACAGACGTAATTGCGCTGCAACTACTAGGAGCACAGATTCGGCATATGTACGATGCCTTGTCAATATTACATCAGGGGAGTGAAGCATTTGCTGGCTCCGAATACGTTCTTCACGATACTCAGTGGCAACCCTTAAACGAAAAATTACATTGTGTTTGCGAAGGAATTGCGTGGGACGATCTGATGCGATGCTTGGGTAGTAGCTTTCCCGCAATTCGGTTTACGCTAGACATGATACGATGGTTGCAGTCGAACAAAGCTAGCCGACCTCACTCACGCAGCAAGAAAGACGCAACAAACCCTGAGTCCAAGCAGGCCACAACCCCTGTGGAAAGCAGTGATGCGAGTGACGGCAAGGGGCATATGTCTGATCTCTACAAATACTCCAAGCAGCGGCTCTTGCTAGGTCCGGTTGATTTCTTTCGCCTTTTCGTTCCACGCTTACCAGAAGATGCTGTGCCTCATGAGCGAAGTGATCCGTCTCGGATGGAGCAGTTGCTTCGTTGGCGAAAGCGCGTAGCTCGTGCTTCCGTCTTGGTTGATTCATATGTGAAAGCACGCTCGGTCGCAAATAAAGGATGGAAATTGCTGCAGTATCCTCGAGCGAAAAATTATATTCGAAAGCGGTTGGCATACGATGATAATACCGATAATTATTTATGTGATTGTGATGAGAAGAACGTTTACTACGAGCCTACAGTTTCCCGTGATATCCCATGTCAGGTACGGGGCTTACAAGGTCTGCGGAGCAAGCGTGATTGGCAATTGgtcaacaacaaaatcaaacggTCGACGATCAGCGCAACACAAGCTTGCACGCTGGTTGCCGTGCACATGTTTCACATTCCGGCCAACGAGCCTTCCGTAGAAGGACTCTGTCGAAACGATCCCGTCCTAGTGATCCCGTCCTTACGTAAGCTGGTGGAAGAAAATACTGACTTGCAATTTTTTGTAACAGCTTGGTTTCAGGAAACACAAAGAGTCGCACACATTTATGTTTGGGTTCGGAGCTTGGCAAAAGGAATAGATTTGGCATTCGACTTGGTG TTTGATCGATATGTAAAAGGGGATAAGAGTTTGCGTGATCGAAAGCTGGAGGTGATCTTTCAACTGGGAATTGAAGCCAACAAAATGACACTTTTGACGTGGTGCGCATTGAACATGTTGTCGCTCCTGATTAGATTAGCTTGGACGGGCTTTCGATGTGTACCACAGAGCGTCTCATATCCAGAGCGAAGGTTGATTCCTGCCTTGCATGTGGCCAGCATTGGATCAACATTTCACTACGGGGGATCTCTTCAAGGAGATAAGTCGTTGCCTTTGAACTACGTTGCCACGGTTGTTCATCTGGATTCCCGGAAATCCAATTCGTTTGCGACTCGAATTCTCTTGAGTTACGTCGAGTGTGGAGGACTGGCACGAGATGTGGTTGACTTTACGTTTCTTATTGCGGCTGAGAAAATTGATGAGTTACCCGAGAGGGCAATCGCAGCAGTCCGAGTTGTACGAACGAACCCCGAAGACACAAGTCTCCATTTAAATTGTTTACGTCCTTCGATCACGagaaacgacgacgataccaacgAACTCGTCTCTTTGGCAAATTCAAGAGCCCCGAGACCAATGATGAgtctcttcttccaaatcttcgttACGGATCcagttgttgctgctgcccGCTTGATAGGGAAGAAAGTCGGTCGCATTCTAGATTTTTACTCAACAACCGGTAGAAAAAAAAGGTCTAATACACCAAATCATCCAAAATTCGATGACGAAGCGGTGGTAGTTTCGACCATCAATCCATTTGAAAAAGCTGTAAACGAGCTAATTGTGATTCTTAAGGATGTGACCGTTCCAGTACGGAGGGAGCAGTTGAATCATCGAAAGTTCGATCCGATGGCAACTACGCCGTTCTCGTCATCTCATGACGTACCATGGCTTGCAGATTCAGGAGGTGGGCAACATTGGGATGAAGTGCTACaaattccaattcttcgaaCAGTAAACCGATCGGATATCCTTCGATTTTATATAGGAAGTGAATGCAGCCTCAAAAACACCGCAGTGCGATTGGTCGAAAGTGCTGCTTGGCAAGGTCTTACCTTTCCTATAAACAAGCCATTGTGCCGCGTCGAGCTTCAAAATGCTCAATTCTTCCAGCAAGGTATTGATTTAATGGGCAATCCGATTTTCTACTTTCGACACACATGCCTCGGTCCATGGAGGGGAGACGAAaatgctgttgttgccgcTGTTTTTTACAGATTCGACAAGAGCTTGAGAAAGCTTTTAAAAGAAGATTCGGGTGTCCGGTGTACTTTAATTGTCACACTAGGACGGCCTCAAATGGCGAAGCGGAGAAAAATGTCCGCTGGATCGGCGTCGATGACCGAAAATAGGGGTGACAAAACCCATGTATTGGATTCCAATGCTGCTTCCGCTGTATTTGAGATGGACCTCGATGAAGAGCAGGATGAGTCTGAAACCTCGGAGCAGTTGGACGGCGAAGTGGGAATTGACGACGCGATCAATGAGCCCAGAGGTAACAATCCCCGTATCGATTCAGAAGAACACTGGCATGCTCACACGAACGAAGCTGTTGTCAAGCGTTTGTTGAAGATTGCGCTGTCGCACTATCCCGAACGGCTGCACAAAGCGTTGGTTGTTGTCGGGCATGGGAACACAAAATATACTCGTACTGCAATTGGAGGCGCCTTTACGTTATCGAAGCTTGTGGATTCGCCAAGAACTCGAGAGAAAGTCAAGTTTCTCGCACGCTACTCGGATTTACAGCAGTACGTTTCGAGACAAGAACTTGTTACCATTGTCGGCGGAACAGCGCACGTTCAAGCGTCGGCGTTTCAATGTCGCTGA
- a CDS encoding predicted protein: protein MNETYSPFECLPVADLTSAGLLQKQDDIEVELIARENDCELRSGVDDPMVAIGANGQAVSTHGKAWVDRKMGLTVTITTHRIVLMQQTSDKRVNARYIHLSHVLAAVTENQLFKSPKIILDSYSGEFLLVFKGKEANKDRDAVLYHIQKALSRQDWETADRAAQHRKAVANLTSRKVGVDAVLAKHKTRHAQAARLTDSAFDGDAETLLREAHELVAVIHKYVATLDKQKEVSSQDEQDATRLADLLQNMGMTSALSKANFLGSEDAYYTQLARQLADFLEPHLHKAGGILTLTDVYCLFNRARGTNLISPEDLTKAASQMDALSIGMSRRVFPSGLIVIQDDSFDDHAMAEKLQALALDAPQGLTETEASRQCQISALLAHEELLAAERMGILVRDETLESTRFFPNRFEAWADIQ from the coding sequence ATGAATGAAACATATTCGCCTTTTGAGTGCTTACCAGTGGCTGACTTGACTTCGGCTGGTCTACTACAGAAGCAGGATGATATTGAAGTCGAGCTTATTGCCCGAGAAAACGATTGCGAATTGCGTAGTGGAGTGGACGATCCCATGGTAGCAATAGGTGCCAACGGACAAGCGGTATCCACACATGGGAAGGCTTGGGTGGATCGAAAGATGGGCTTGACTGTCACTATCACAACCCACCGGATCGTCCTCATGCAGCAAACGTCGGACAAACGAGTCAACGCTCGTTATATCCACCTTTCTCACGTTCTAGCCGCTGTGACTGAAAACCAACTTTTTAAGAGTCCTAAAATAATATTGGACTCCTACAGCGGGGAGTTTCTTCTCGTGTTCAAAGGCAAAGAGGCCAATAAAGATCGAGATGCCGTGCTCTACCACATACAAAAGGCGCTTTCACGTCAAGATTGGGAGACAGCCGACCGGGCAGCGCAACACCGAAAGGCTGTAGCAAATTTGACTTCCCGCAAGGTAGGCGTCGACGCGGTTCTCGCCAAGCACAAAACTCGGCACGCTCAAGCGGCTCGTCTCACGGACTCCGCTTTCGATGGAGACGCCGAAACGTTGCTACGGGAAGCCCATGAACTCGTCGCTGTCATTCACAAATACGTGGCAACGCTCGATAAGCAAAAAGAAGTTTCCTCACAAGACGAACAGGATGCAACCCGTTTGGCAGATTTGCTGCAAAACATGGGAATGACGTCGGCCCTGTCCAAAGCGAACTTTCTAGGCTCGGAAGATGCATACTATACGCAATTGGCCCGACAGCTGGCCGACTTTTTAGAACCCCATTTACACAAGGCTGGTGGTATACTAACACTGACGGATGTGTACTGCTTGTTTAATCGTGCGCGTGGCACAAACCTGATTTCGCCCGAAGACTTGACCAAGGCAGCGTCTCAGATGGACGCATTGTCCATCGGGATGTCTCGACGGGTTTTTCCAAGTGGACTAATTGTTATTCAGGATGACTCCTTTGACGATCACGCTATGGCAGAGAAACTGCAagctttggctttggacGCCCCACAGGGTTTGACGGAAACGGAAGCCTCACGACAGTGTCAAATCTCAGCCTTGCTGGCTCACGAAGAACTACTGGCGGCTGAACGCATGGGCATTTTGGTGCGGGACGAAACATTGGAGTCGACGCGATTCTTTCCTAACCGATTTGAAGCTTGGGCAGACATACAATAG
- a CDS encoding predicted protein, which produces MPFVNDLEMPPTVSTEFTPLLRHESETEEGEAAPTSRERLYLFLEAKTPAGRWYERFIFALILLNVASFILASLFVEDYNDAPWASRKHGLCGNLCDALWFGNYRDNGLEWLQLGSTSVLEIGTVLVFSVEYVLRLYTADLEDARYTGLAGRLRYVPTFFSMVDLASTVPFYVDIFLRHTDLAASSFLRMFRLFRMMRVEGRYDTALTMVDDVFAAQKAILGTALFVGFTTWMTVSSLYYLVERRSNDMIYCGAAPEYCPGDLDTNLCVIDDWGVTNCTAAGCPATEEYPEPCYNLFNSIPMASYYALLNLFGEFPLIDQHSSAGQVIGTLTAVVAVAVFALPAGIIGNGFEDVIEKRRDTSDEPSEIVEEGGMTSGHQSPNATPRGWWYNLLHAQTIPGAAALDRFINSLIVLTALSFMLDTISTLSSKTHILLDSFELISVTVFTLEFAMRVYAAKEDPKYNHPGGRFAYMMTFLALVDILSFLPFWFEVIFTGKIITPYSDSSSTWSNVVKGLRLLRILRFERYTHAFTSFDDVLARNKDVLAVTAFTAILFWVFFGAFLYFTERDNPDEEMASNYNTVPNAMWITLLNLAGESPLSQYSMAGKVATGVLGLFATGVFGIPIGVLGAGFEEVVEQENEDNTEELEFQDHSTRSTENLGISVEQAAYNFVNGNGSTAAQYFEKMIYVLIFLAVAVGVWQTLEGQENTFSEVEWGAVIIFTAEYLIRLIGAGADPDFAKGCGVVQSRLRFLISFYSIIDLLAIIPFYVAFALPNSIVNDYDEYLRMLRILRLIKLDKYVPSITLIDDVIRLKFNSLRVAFFAAITLWILFAALLFLCEHKDGWNSIDNVPLYGCDENCSMVDRFQNFFDSMVYTGIHLTGDYPIITYSWPARFVNFFMVIAAVGVVSIPSGLIASGFVQIVQSKNKVQRGEDPISPGGRAGDDWYEIHYRTLEGVDPPPSPLGPKVDEWQHAVNKFLNGTKISGSHTQWTRVSYASRVFIFAVIISNVLAVLVESIPRIDKAVGNQAGNFFDVFEAFSVMIFASEYILRLFCAPKNREALYSTFIYATTFFGIVDLLSTAPWFVQEALIATGRLNAGGDSAKIFRLFRIFRILQLEDFITAFSKLDNVFRASKDVLKATGLMALIIWVGCGALFFIFEENNPNWRVCDASIPLSTPDPNQPGCYDFGSTAACNQIYPGLCTQKAFTDMPNALYYTAVFLGGEWGVVDFTWPGRMVCLFLCVIGIGLYAIPIGSLFDSFGAVLGMGGDDDEEEERAEEGPEGK; this is translated from the exons ATGCCCTTCGTGAACGACCTAGAAATGCCTCCCACCGTGTCTACCGAATTCACGCCTCTGCTGCGTCACGAAAGCGAGACGGAGGAGGGAGAAGCTGCCCCGACATCCCGTGAGCGTCTCTACCTATTTTTAGAAGCCAAAACTCCGGCAGGTCGCTGGTACGAACGCTTCATCTTCGCGCTAATTCTCCTCAACGTCGCGAGTTTCATTCTCGCTTCCCTGTTTGTGGAGGACTACAACGACGCTCCTTGGGCCTCTCGCAAACACGGCTTGTGCGGAAATCTCTGCGACGCACTCTGGTTCGGCAATTATCGCGACAATGGTTTGGAATGGCTGCAGTTGGGCTCGACCAGTGTACTAGAGATTGGTACCGTATTGGTCTTTTCCGTAGAGTATGTGCTGCGTCTTTACAcggccgatttggaagatgCTCGCTATACCGGCCTTGCTGGTCGTCTCCGTTACGTGCCGACTTTCTTCAGCATGGTGGACCTCGCCTCGACGGTGCCGTTTTACGTCGATATCTTTTTGCGCCATACGGATTTAGCTGCGTCCAGTTTTTTGCGAATGTTTCGGCTCTTCCGGATGATGCGAGTCGAAGGACGCTACGATACAGCCTTGACCATGGTGGATGACGTCTTTGCCGCCCAAAAAGCTATTCTTGGAACCGCCCTTTTTGTCGGCTTTACGACGTGGATGACGGTTAGCAGTCTCTACTACCTAGTAGAACGCCGAAGTAATGACATGATATATTGTGGCGCGGCACCGGAATACTGCCCTGGCGACCTCGATACGAATCTATGTGTTATCGACGATTGGGGTGTGACGAATTGCACCGCGGCGGGATGTCCAGCGACCGAAGAATACCCCGAACCGTGTTACAACCTATTCAATTCCATTCCTATGGCGAGCTACTACGCTCTGTTAAATCTTTTTGGTGAATTCCCGCTTATTGATCAGCATTCTTCGGCCGGTCAAGTGATTGGCACTTTGAcggcggtggtggcggtCGCGGTTTTCGCTTTGCCCGCAGGCATAATAGGAAACGGCTTTGAAGATGTAATTGAGAAACGCCGGGACACTTCTGACGAACCATCAgaaattgtcgaagaagGAGGAATGACGAGCGGACACCAATCTCCGAACGCCACTCCTCGAGGATGGTGGTACAATCTATTACACGCCCAAACAATTCCTGGAGCGGCGGCTCTCGATCGCTTCATCAATTCACTCATTGTGTTGACCGCCTTGTCCTTTATGCTGGATACAATTTCGACGCTGTCGTCCAAGACGCACATCCTTTTGGATAGTTTTGAGCTCATTTCTGTTACCGTCTTCACATTAGAATTTGCAATGCGTGTTTATgcagccaaggaagatcCTAAATACAACCACCCCGGTGGCCGATTTGCATACATGATGACGTTCCTCGCACTTGTAGATATTCTGAGTTTTCTACCCTTTTGGTTCGAAGTTATCTTCACTGGAAAGATTATTACCCCGTACTCCGACTCGTCTTCAACCTGGAGTAACGTCGTCAAGGGTCTCCGATTGCTACGTATTTTACGTTTTGAACGATACACGCACGCCTTCACCAGCTTTGACGACGTACTGGCACGCAACAAGGACGTGTTGGCCGTCACTGCGTTCACTGCTATACTTTTCTGGGTATTCTTTGGGGCGTTTTTGTACTTCACCGAACGCGACAAtcccgacgaagaaatggcgtcCAATTACAACACTGTACCAAATGCCATGTGGATCACCTTGCTTAATCTGGCCGGCGAATCACCCTTGAGCCAGTATTCAATGGCTGGCAAAGTGGCCACGGGCGTTCTTGGTCTGTTCGCGACAGG AGTATTTGGTATTCCGATTGGTGTGTTGGGGGCTGGGTTTGAAGAAGTCGTCGAACAGGAAAATGAAGACAATACGGAAGAGCTGGAGTTTCAAGACCATTCTACAAGAAGTACGGAAAACCTTGGAATTTCCGTGGAACAAGCTGCCTACAATTTTGTCAATGGAAACGGGTCTACAGCGGCGCAgtattttgaaaaaatgaTCTATGTTCTTATTTTCTTGGCTGTAGCGGTCGGTGTGTGGCAGACTCTGGAAGGGCAAGAGAACACCTTCAGTGAAGTGGAATGGGGCGCAGTGATCATATTTACCGCCGAATACCTCATTCGGCTAATAGGTGCTGGGGCTGATCCTGACTTTGCCAAGGGCTGTGGTGTAGTTCAGAGTCGTCTCCGATTTCTGATCAGTTTCTACTCGATCATTGATCTGTTAGCGATTATCCCTTTTTACGTCGCATTTGCTTTGCCGAATTCGATTGTGAATGACTACGACGAGTACCTAAGAATGCTTCGTATCCTACGATTAATCAAGCTGGATAAATATGTCCCGAGCATTACTTTAATTGACGACGTGATTCGGCTAAAATTTAACTCATTGAGGGTGGCATTTTTTGCTGCCATTACTCTCTGGATTTTGTTTGCAGCCCTCCTCTTTCTTTGCGAGCATAAGGATGGATGGAACAGCATTGACAACGTGCCGCTATACGGTTGCGATGAGAACTGCTCGATGGTGGACCGTTTCCAGAACTTTTTCGACAGTATGGTGTACACTGGTATTCATTTGACCGGTGATT ATCCCATCATTACATACTCCTGGCCGGCACGATTCGTCAATTTTTTCATGGTCATAGCTGCAGTAGGGGTTGTTTCGATCCCCAGTGGTTTGATCGCAAGTGGGTTTGTTCAAATCGTACAGAGTAAGAATAAAGTTCAGCGTGGCGAGGATCCTATTTCTCCTGGTGGCCGGGCAGGAGATGATTGGTACGAAATTCACTATCGCACTCTCGAAGGAGTAGATCCTCCTCCTTCACCTCTCGGTCCAAAAGTTGACGAATGGCAACATGCAGTGAACAAGTTCTTGAATGGGACCAAAATCTCCGGTAGCCACACGCAGTGGACCCGAGTTTCCTACGCATCGCGAGTGTTTATTTTTGCCGTCATTATTTCAAACGTGCTTGCTGTCCTGGTAGAAAGCATCCCACGTATCGACAAGGCTGTCGGCAACCAGGCTGGCAACTTCTTCGATGTTTTTGAAGCTTTTTCTGTCATGATTTTTGCTTCCGAGTATATTTTGCGACTCTTCTGCGCACCTAAGAATCGTGAAGCCCTCTACAGTACCTTCATTTATGCAACAACATTctttggtattgttgattTGCTCTCTACAGCTCCTTGGTTTGTGCAAGAAGCTTTAATTGCGACTGGCCGACTGAATGCCGGCGGCGACTCAGCCAAAATATTCCGTCTGTTTCGTATTTTCCGTATCCTGCAATTAGAGGACTTCATCACGGCGTTTAGCAAGCTCGATAACGTCTTTCGAGCTTCAAAGGATGTACTCAAAGCCACAGGTTTAATGGCGTTGATTATATGGGTCGGGTGTGGAGCGCTGTTCTTTATCTTTGAAGAGAACAACCCGAATTGGCGCGTATGCGACGCTTCGATTCCGTTATCGACGCCAGATCCAAACCAACCAGGGTGCTACGATTTTGGCAGTACAGCAGCTTGCAACCAAATCTATCCCGGCTTGTGTACGCAAAAGGCCTTTACAGATATGCCGAATGCGTTGTACTATACAGCCGTCTTTCTCGGTGGGGAATGGGGTGTGGTGGACTTTACATGGCCTGGTAGGATGGTCTGTCTCTTTCTGTGCGTCATCGGAATCGGGCTATACGCAATTCCGATTGGTTCACTTTTTGACAGCTTTGGAGCCGTCTTGGGTATGGGAggtgacgatgatgaagaagaggagagAGCCGAGGAGGGTCCCGAAGGAAAGTAA